GTAGTTCATCTGTATATGGACTTAACAAAAAACAACCTTTTTCAACTGATGATAATGTAGACCATCCAATTTCTCTTTATGCAGCTACTAAAAAAAGTAATGAGCTTATGAGTCATACATATTCATATCTTTATAATATACCAACAACAGGTCTTAGATTTTTTACAGTTTATGGCCCCTGGGGAAGGCCAGATATGGCACTGTTTAAATTTGTAAAAAATATCCTTGAAGATAAGCCAATTGATGTATATAATTATGGAAAGATGCAAAGAGATTTTACTTATATTGATGATATAGTAGAAGGACTTGTTAGAGTTATTGATAATCCACCAAAACCAAATCCAAATTGGGAAGGAAACCCAAGTGAAAGTATAGCGCCATATAAGATATATAACATAGGAAATGGTTCTCCTGTGAAACTTATGGATTTTATTGGAGCTATTGAAGAGATTTTAGGAAAAGAAGCAAAGAAAAATTTAATGCCAATTCAACCAGGAGATGTCCCAAGTACATATGCAGATACGACAGATTTAGAGAGAGATTTAGGATATAAACCATATACTCCAATTAAAGAAGGTGTGACTAAATTTATTGAATGGTATAAAAATTTTTATAAAATTTCTTAAAAAAGTATAAAGTAAATTTTGTTTTTACCGATAATACTTATGACCCCTTTTCATCCTTTCCCTTTTTTTATTATTTATATTATAATTCTGACAATTCTTTATATATTTAGTTTTGTAATGTTTAAGGGGATAGGATGAAAAAAATAATATTAATGGGAATATTTTTATTTTTTATAGGATGTAGTAATAAAAATTATATACTTTTCCAGCAAGACACTAATACTACTGCAATTAAAACTTCTAAAAAACAAAATCAAACAGAAATTGTCTATGAATACAAGATTATGCCAGGTGATATTTTATCTATAACTATATATAATCATCCTGAATTAAGTACTGCTTCTAAAGAAGGTGTAAGTGGGATAGAAGTTTATAAAGATGGTACAATAATGCTACCTTTAATAGGAAAAGTCAAAATTGCTGGACTTACCAAACAAGAAGCCACTCTTAAACTTCAAAAATTATATGCACAATATTTAAAAAAACCTTATGTAAGTGTTAATGTATTAAATAAAAAAATTTATGTATTAGGAGAAGTTAAATCTCCTGGTACTGTACCACTAATGGGAGATTATACTAATTTAATTGATGTTATATCTCAAAAAGGTGGTTTTACAGATATGGCAAGAAGAGATCATATTTTAATAATTAGTGGTGGATTAAAACATCCAGTTATAAAACAAGTTGATTTAACAAAAATTAGTTCTTTAAATTATAATAATTTAATTTTAAAACCAAATGATATTGTTTATGTTCAACCTGTAAATATTAAACCTCTTGATGTAAAAGTTCAAGGATATATGCCAATTCTTAATTTTATAAATACACTTTTTGGTACATTTGCAAATATAAAATATATATCTAAATAGGGAGAGAGGATGAATGAAATAAATAGAAATGATGTTTTAGATATTAAAGAAGTATTCCAAATAATAAAAA
This Caminibacter mediatlanticus TB-2 DNA region includes the following protein-coding sequences:
- a CDS encoding NAD-dependent epimerase; translated protein: MKILITGTAGFIGYHLANRLISRGDEVIGLDSINDYYDVNLKYGRLETAGINRDEIEYNKLVESKKYPNYKFIKLNLEDRENLFKLFEKEKFDKVCHLAAQAGVRYSLTNPYAYIDSNVVGHMNILEAVRHNGVKALSYASSSSVYGLNKKQPFSTDDNVDHPISLYAATKKSNELMSHTYSYLYNIPTTGLRFFTVYGPWGRPDMALFKFVKNILEDKPIDVYNYGKMQRDFTYIDDIVEGLVRVIDNPPKPNPNWEGNPSESIAPYKIYNIGNGSPVKLMDFIGAIEEILGKEAKKNLMPIQPGDVPSTYADTTDLERDLGYKPYTPIKEGVTKFIEWYKNFYKIS
- a CDS encoding polysaccharide biosynthesis/export family protein, which encodes MKKIILMGIFLFFIGCSNKNYILFQQDTNTTAIKTSKKQNQTEIVYEYKIMPGDILSITIYNHPELSTASKEGVSGIEVYKDGTIMLPLIGKVKIAGLTKQEATLKLQKLYAQYLKKPYVSVNVLNKKIYVLGEVKSPGTVPLMGDYTNLIDVISQKGGFTDMARRDHILIISGGLKHPVIKQVDLTKISSLNYNNLILKPNDIVYVQPVNIKPLDVKVQGYMPILNFINTLFGTFANIKYISK